From the genome of Mycobacterium dioxanotrophicus, one region includes:
- a CDS encoding DJ-1/PfpI family protein — MIIAIGFYPGFTALDAIGPYEVLTYLPYYVPGAQVVLCAELTGIIDDQYHLVHLGIDTTFADVPRPDVVLVPGSPIAGRYAAEGHAIVDWIRDAHPYTTWTTSVCTGALLLGAAGLLKGLPATTHWDAYDELASYGAQPTEQRVVTAGRIVTGAGVSAGIDLALTLAGKIAGPDVAQAIQLSIEYDPHPPFDSGAPSKAPQPIYELASAALDGK; from the coding sequence GTGATCATCGCCATCGGCTTTTACCCGGGATTCACCGCATTGGACGCGATCGGCCCGTATGAGGTTTTGACCTACCTGCCTTACTACGTGCCCGGCGCCCAAGTCGTGCTCTGCGCCGAGCTGACCGGAATCATCGACGACCAGTACCACCTGGTGCACCTGGGCATCGATACGACGTTCGCCGATGTGCCGCGGCCCGATGTGGTGCTGGTGCCGGGTAGTCCGATCGCCGGCCGGTACGCCGCAGAAGGACACGCCATCGTGGACTGGATCCGCGATGCCCATCCCTACACGACCTGGACGACGTCGGTGTGCACCGGAGCGCTGTTGCTCGGTGCGGCGGGACTGCTAAAAGGTCTGCCCGCGACCACACATTGGGACGCTTACGACGAGCTTGCCTCCTACGGCGCTCAGCCCACCGAACAACGCGTCGTCACCGCAGGGCGCATCGTGACCGGCGCAGGCGTTTCCGCGGGCATTGACCTCGCCCTCACGCTCGCCGGTAAGATCGCCGGACCCGATGTGGCGCAGGCCATTCAGCTGTCCATCGAATACGACCCGCACCCGCCGTTCGACAGCGGAGCTCCGTCGAAGGCGCCGCAGCCGATCTACGAACTTGCGTCGGCAGCCCTCGACGGGAAGTGA
- a CDS encoding nucleoside deaminase, which yields MDFAQRAIDIAHDSVAEGGLPFGTVIVKDGEILAEGSNLVPQTHDPTDHAEIRAIREACRKLGTEYLTGCTVYAIAHPCPMCLGALYHCAPDEVVFMATRESTAPYLSGGHEKYYDPSSFYGEYAKPWDQRRLPMRLDSRDSAVAVYKLFQEKKS from the coding sequence ATGGATTTTGCACAACGTGCGATCGACATCGCCCACGACAGTGTCGCCGAGGGCGGTCTGCCCTTCGGAACTGTGATCGTCAAGGACGGGGAGATCCTGGCCGAGGGCAGCAATCTCGTCCCTCAGACCCACGATCCGACCGATCACGCGGAGATTCGCGCCATCCGCGAGGCGTGCCGGAAACTGGGCACGGAGTACCTGACCGGCTGCACGGTGTACGCCATCGCACATCCGTGCCCGATGTGCCTCGGGGCGTTGTATCACTGCGCGCCAGACGAAGTCGTGTTCATGGCTACCCGTGAATCCACCGCACCGTACCTGTCCGGCGGACACGAGAAGTACTACGACCCCAGCAGCTTCTATGGCGAGTACGCCAAGCCGTGGGATCAGCGGCGGCTGCCGATGCGTTTGGACTCGCGTGACAGCGCCGTCGCGGTCTACAAGCTCTTCCAGGAGAAGAAGTCGTGA
- a CDS encoding antibiotic biosynthesis monooxygenase produces the protein MSPGRLVGNAVTVIIGERVLSGCEDAFMAWQQKVNSAASNYPGFIAAEINPATSVQQDWSLTYRFDSIPNLQAWLNSATRHDLLTEGRSYCDGPPTQQIVTGTAPPPDTLVTAVVTHRVAPEDIDHFLAWQQRLRLAESKFPGYRGSEIFRPIEGVQDEWTTLYRYDSAADLDRWLTSSERRQLLDEGKRFGEFGLRTIDSSFGNWFAFGEVGGQAAVPSNAKTVIAVWVGLYPTVMLLSLAMAPEHLRMWQGMLIGNLLSSFIMTYVTMPFYVNRLLYRWLYPASDTPMTATNIRTALVIVAVTVFWAVLFWLVTTVLWTLP, from the coding sequence ATGTCTCCCGGCAGGCTTGTCGGCAACGCCGTCACCGTCATCATCGGCGAACGGGTCCTCTCCGGCTGCGAAGACGCGTTCATGGCGTGGCAGCAGAAAGTGAACAGCGCGGCGTCAAACTATCCGGGATTCATTGCCGCGGAGATCAACCCGGCGACCTCAGTGCAGCAGGACTGGTCGCTGACCTATCGCTTCGATTCAATCCCCAATCTGCAGGCGTGGCTCAACAGTGCCACGCGCCACGACCTGCTCACCGAAGGACGGTCCTACTGCGACGGGCCGCCCACCCAACAGATCGTCACCGGCACGGCCCCGCCACCGGACACACTGGTCACGGCGGTGGTGACACACCGGGTGGCACCGGAGGACATCGACCATTTCCTGGCCTGGCAGCAGCGACTGCGGTTGGCGGAGAGCAAGTTTCCCGGCTACCGGGGATCTGAGATCTTTCGTCCGATCGAAGGTGTGCAGGACGAGTGGACGACGCTCTACCGTTATGACAGCGCCGCAGACCTGGATCGATGGCTGACGTCGAGTGAGCGGCGACAGCTCCTCGACGAAGGGAAGAGATTCGGCGAGTTCGGGCTGCGCACGATCGACAGCTCGTTCGGTAACTGGTTTGCCTTCGGCGAGGTCGGTGGTCAGGCGGCGGTGCCGTCCAATGCCAAGACGGTGATCGCGGTCTGGGTAGGTTTGTATCCCACGGTGATGCTGCTGAGCCTCGCGATGGCGCCCGAGCATCTTCGCATGTGGCAGGGCATGCTGATCGGAAACCTGTTGTCCAGCTTCATCATGACCTACGTCACGATGCCCTTCTACGTGAATCGGTTGCTCTACCGCTGGCTGTACCCGGCTTCCGATACGCCCATGACCGCGACCAACATTCGTACCGCGCTGGTGATCGTCGCGGTGACGGTCTTCTGGGCAGTCCTGTTCTGGTTGGTGACCACCGTGCTCTGGACACTGCCATGA
- a CDS encoding molybdopterin-dependent oxidoreductase has product MSYSVNGKTFSQEPQPGQCLRTFLRHLGWHGVKKGCDAGDCGACTVWLDGRPVHSCITPAFRADGHEVTTIEGLGSPENLHPMQRQFRDAPGFQCGFCTPGMIMTASALTDEQKKDLPHALKGNLCRCTGYRAIEDAVNGVAAIEAAAPGQAVGTSVGAPAGAGVVTGRAEYTMDTDVPGMLHLKVLHSPHAHARIVSIDKSAALAVPGVHRVYTWEDVPRKLFTTAIHTDHLVDPDDTYILDNVVRFVGQRVVAVLADTIGAAEEGCRKVAVEYEVLPAVFDPEQAMQFGAPQLHGSDDPFVHDPVHNILIELHGEIGDVAQGFAEADVIHEGTYFSPRVQHAHLETHGSIAWMEDGRLHVRTSSQSPWIAKGKLAYLFDLRPDQLRVFCKRVGGAFGGKQEVISEDLVALATLDTGRPTCWEYTRGEEFTTASPRHPMKITVKLGARADGTLTAMQFRNVANTGAYGNHGAETLFAGGSAIAEYRCPNKRFDGYSVYTNTVPSGALRGYGMTQPVFAMESAMHELAVALGVDPLELRRRNIVRPGDPLLSVHDEADDVAFTDDSLAACIDCVDGALQAHPNGQALGDDWLIGVGTASSIHETAPPTEHISVGLATLCSDGLYEIAVGTVEFGEGTSTAHVQIAASELGTTPTRIRLVQSDTDRTGFDTGAFASAGLFVAGNAVQRSSIALRERILRFAALHTGVDLAACTMDDDAVRCGDIRVLLGDLAAAAAARGVRLTESRKAYGSPRSLASNAHGFRIAVHRVTGEIRILYSVHATDAGVVVNPAQVRGQIEGGVTQGLGFVLTEHHLVDGNGVMTNPTLRNYRIPTYADAPRTEVILVDSTDSAGPVRSKGIAEMCINPVAPAMANALHDATGVRYRELPLTPDRIFTALQSSRLTPTG; this is encoded by the coding sequence ATGAGCTACAGCGTCAACGGCAAGACGTTCTCACAAGAACCGCAGCCGGGCCAGTGCCTGCGCACATTCCTGCGGCACCTGGGCTGGCACGGGGTCAAGAAGGGGTGTGACGCCGGAGACTGCGGCGCGTGCACCGTCTGGCTCGACGGCCGCCCGGTACACAGTTGCATCACGCCGGCGTTCCGCGCGGACGGGCACGAAGTGACGACCATCGAGGGCCTCGGATCCCCCGAGAACCTGCACCCGATGCAGCGGCAGTTCCGCGACGCCCCCGGATTCCAGTGCGGTTTCTGCACTCCCGGCATGATCATGACGGCATCGGCTCTCACCGACGAACAGAAGAAGGACCTGCCGCACGCCTTGAAAGGCAACCTGTGCCGATGCACCGGGTATCGGGCCATCGAAGACGCCGTCAACGGCGTGGCCGCGATCGAGGCGGCGGCGCCGGGCCAGGCGGTCGGGACGAGCGTCGGTGCACCAGCGGGCGCCGGGGTCGTGACCGGGCGCGCGGAGTACACGATGGACACCGACGTCCCGGGCATGCTGCATCTGAAGGTGCTGCACTCGCCCCACGCGCACGCGCGCATCGTCTCGATCGACAAGTCCGCGGCGCTGGCCGTTCCCGGGGTGCACCGCGTGTACACCTGGGAAGACGTGCCCCGCAAGCTGTTCACCACCGCGATCCACACCGATCATCTCGTCGACCCCGACGACACCTACATCCTCGACAATGTGGTGCGCTTCGTCGGCCAGCGCGTGGTGGCGGTGCTGGCAGACACGATCGGCGCTGCCGAAGAGGGCTGCCGCAAGGTGGCCGTCGAGTACGAGGTGCTGCCCGCGGTGTTCGATCCCGAGCAGGCGATGCAGTTCGGTGCACCACAGCTGCATGGATCCGACGATCCGTTCGTGCACGATCCGGTACACAACATCCTCATCGAATTGCACGGCGAAATAGGCGATGTGGCACAGGGATTCGCCGAAGCCGACGTCATCCACGAAGGAACCTACTTCTCGCCGCGGGTACAGCACGCCCATCTGGAGACGCACGGATCGATCGCCTGGATGGAAGACGGCCGGCTGCATGTGCGGACCAGTTCGCAGTCCCCGTGGATCGCCAAAGGCAAGCTCGCCTACCTGTTCGACCTGCGGCCCGATCAGCTGCGGGTGTTCTGCAAGCGGGTCGGCGGTGCCTTCGGCGGCAAGCAGGAGGTGATCAGTGAAGACCTGGTCGCACTGGCCACGTTGGACACCGGTCGCCCGACATGCTGGGAGTACACCCGCGGCGAGGAGTTCACCACCGCCTCACCCCGGCACCCGATGAAGATCACCGTCAAACTCGGTGCCCGCGCGGACGGCACGCTCACCGCGATGCAGTTCCGCAACGTGGCCAACACCGGTGCCTACGGCAACCACGGCGCGGAGACCCTGTTCGCGGGCGGGTCCGCGATCGCGGAATACCGCTGCCCCAACAAGCGATTCGATGGATATTCGGTCTACACCAACACCGTTCCCAGCGGGGCACTGCGCGGCTACGGCATGACGCAGCCGGTGTTCGCGATGGAATCGGCGATGCACGAGCTGGCGGTCGCACTCGGCGTCGACCCGCTGGAGTTGCGGCGGCGCAACATCGTTCGGCCCGGTGACCCGCTGCTGTCGGTGCACGACGAGGCCGACGATGTGGCGTTCACCGACGACAGCTTGGCGGCCTGCATCGACTGTGTCGATGGGGCGCTGCAGGCGCACCCCAACGGACAGGCTCTCGGCGACGATTGGTTGATCGGTGTCGGCACCGCAAGTTCGATCCACGAGACCGCGCCGCCGACCGAGCACATCTCCGTCGGGCTCGCGACGCTGTGCTCCGATGGACTCTATGAGATCGCGGTAGGCACAGTCGAGTTCGGTGAGGGCACCTCGACGGCGCACGTCCAGATCGCCGCGTCGGAGCTGGGCACCACCCCGACCCGGATCCGGCTCGTCCAATCCGACACCGACCGCACGGGGTTCGACACCGGAGCGTTCGCCAGCGCGGGCCTCTTCGTCGCAGGCAACGCGGTGCAACGGTCCTCGATCGCACTGCGGGAGCGGATTCTGCGCTTCGCTGCCCTGCACACCGGGGTGGACTTGGCGGCGTGCACCATGGACGACGACGCAGTCCGTTGCGGTGACATCCGGGTTCTGTTAGGGGACCTGGCCGCAGCGGCAGCGGCGCGGGGTGTGCGGTTGACAGAATCGCGCAAGGCGTACGGCTCGCCACGAAGCCTGGCTTCCAATGCCCACGGCTTCCGCATCGCCGTGCACCGGGTGACCGGTGAGATCCGGATCCTCTACAGCGTGCACGCAACCGACGCCGGGGTGGTCGTCAATCCCGCACAGGTTCGCGGTCAAATCGAAGGCGGCGTGACCCAGGGCCTCGGTTTCGTGTTGACCGAGCATCATCTCGTCGACGGCAACGGCGTGATGACCAACCCGACGCTGCGCAACTACCGGATCCCCACCTACGCCGACGCACCGCGCACCGAGGTGATCCTGGTCGACTCGACCGATTCGGCAGGCCCGGTGCGGTCCAAGGGAATCGCCGAGATGTGCATCAACCCCGTCGCACCCGCCATGGCCAACGCGCTGCATGACGCGACCGGTGTGCGCTACCGCGAGCTGCCGTTGACACCCGACCGGATCTTCACGGCCCTGCAGTCGTCCCGGCTGACCCCGACCGGGTAA
- a CDS encoding FAD binding domain-containing protein, with product MDLNTVTDIIRWPPNPPGAAWSVGDAWLAGGTWLFSEPQPSVHRLIDLTELDWPDLVVDAGGLQIGATCTVRKLHEYVPPDDWSAGSLLRTSCEAFLASFKVWNAATVGGNICMSLPAGPMTTMSVALEASYRLWAADGTERTVAARDFVTGDHRNVLRPGEILRSVYIPISALRNRYTFRRFTLTKLGRSTIFMVATQGPTTDGLMLTITAGTTHPVVLRFDTMPTAETLQDHIDAIAPESWFADPNGTPAHRRHLAKHYAEEIRTELGGL from the coding sequence ATGGATCTCAATACCGTAACCGACATCATTCGCTGGCCACCCAATCCGCCGGGCGCCGCCTGGAGCGTCGGAGATGCCTGGCTGGCCGGGGGGACATGGCTGTTTTCCGAACCTCAGCCCAGCGTGCACCGCTTGATCGACCTCACCGAACTCGACTGGCCCGATCTGGTCGTGGACGCCGGAGGTCTCCAGATCGGCGCGACCTGCACGGTGCGGAAGCTCCACGAGTATGTGCCGCCGGATGACTGGTCCGCGGGCAGCCTGTTGCGGACCAGCTGTGAGGCGTTCCTGGCGTCGTTCAAGGTATGGAATGCCGCAACGGTGGGTGGCAACATCTGCATGTCCCTGCCGGCAGGCCCGATGACCACCATGAGCGTGGCTCTCGAGGCGTCCTATCGCCTGTGGGCGGCAGACGGAACCGAACGCACCGTCGCAGCCCGGGATTTCGTCACAGGAGACCACCGCAACGTGCTGCGACCGGGGGAGATCCTGCGCAGCGTGTACATACCGATCAGTGCGTTGCGCAACCGCTACACATTCCGACGATTCACCCTGACCAAGCTCGGCCGCTCCACCATATTCATGGTCGCGACGCAGGGGCCGACAACCGACGGCCTGATGCTCACCATCACCGCGGGTACCACACATCCGGTGGTGTTGCGGTTCGACACGATGCCCACCGCCGAGACCCTGCAAGACCACATCGACGCGATCGCACCGGAGTCCTGGTTCGCCGATCCGAACGGCACCCCCGCGCATCGCCGGCATCTGGCGAAGCACTACGCCGAAGAAATCCGGACCGAACTCGGAGGCTTGTGA